A single window of Denticeps clupeoides unplaced genomic scaffold, fDenClu1.1, whole genome shotgun sequence DNA harbors:
- the LOC114774266 gene encoding BOLA class I histocompatibility antigen, alpha chain BL3-7-like, with the protein MKAAVLLFIIRLHLVCGGSHSMQYFYTGVTQGINFPEFTAVGLVDGQQLDYYDSNIRQAIPKVDWIKNVEPEYWTRNTQIYQGPEANFKVDIGTLMQRFNQSGGIHIVQRMFGCEWDDETGATDGYSQDGYDGADFISLDLRSTSWVAPVPQAVITKQKWDVADAEYTKNYLTQTCLEWLKKYVQYGKISLERKVPPQVSLLQTDPSSPVVCHATGFYPDKVMISWQKDGQDLHEDVDVGETLPNHDGTFQKCAELKVTPDVWKKNQFTCVVEHKSGDPIHIILTEEKIRTNSPEMCRTSLQQSVVESISLYGAEDTIKDLHPMHNNQ; encoded by the exons ATGAAGGCTGCAGTTCTGCTTTTCATAATTCGCCTTCATCTTGTTTGTGGAG gttcTCATTCCATGCAGTATTTCTACACTGGAGTGACGCAGGGAATTAatttcccagaattcactgCTGTCGGCCTGGTGGATGGACAGCAGCTTGACTACTATGATAGTAACATCAGGCAAGCGATTCCCAAAGTGGACTGGATTAAGAATGTAGAACCAGAATACTGGACCAGAAATACCCAGATTTATCAAGGACCTGAAGCAAACTTCAAAGTCGATATCGGTACACTGATGCAGCGTTTTAACCAGTCAGGCG GAATCCACATTGTACAGCGGATGTTTGGCTGTGAGTGGGATGATGAGACTGGAGCTACAGATGGATACAGTCAGGATGGttacgatggagcagattttatcTCACTGGATTTGAGGAGCACATCTTGGGTTGCTCCAGTTCCACAGGCTGTAATCACCAAACAGAAATGGGATGTAGCTGATGCTGAGTATACCAAGAACTACCTGACCCAGACTTGTCTTGAATGGCTGAAGAAGTATGTTCAGTACGGGAAGATCAGTttggagagaaaag tccctcctcaggtgtctctgctgcagacagacccctcctctccagtggtctgtcatgctacaggtttctaccctgataaggtgatgatcagctggcagaaagatggacaggacctgcatgaagatgtagatgttggtgagacgttgcCCAACCATGACGGAACCTTCCAAAAATgtgcagaactcaaagtgacccctgatgtgtggaagaagaaccagttcacctgtgtggtggagcacaagagtggagacccaatccacataatcctgactgaggagaagatcaggaccaacagtCCAG AAATGTGCAGGACCAGTTTACAACAAAGTGTTGTGGAGAGTATTTCACTGTATGGTGCTGAGGACACAATTAAAGATCTTCATCCTATGCACAATAaccaataa